The following coding sequences are from one Microbacterium wangchenii window:
- a CDS encoding TrkH family potassium uptake protein, which yields MASAPAWSRDRHRWSAPLDRGWDRVRNLTTSSPARFAVLVFLALILLFTALYSLPAASADGTRTPFADALFTAVSTICVTGLATVDMYSHWSPLGHVFTYIGVNVGALGVLTLASILGLVISKRLGLRAKLIAAGDSNPLRVHGGPVNEGQTVRLGEVGQLLLTVALSTLAIEAGLAILLYPALIMAGIDPLVALWEAPYYAAMAFTNTGFVPNANGLVPFADDYFLLTVLMAGVFLGSIGFPVIFSLWKNYWHVRRWSLHTKLTLITTTILFVAGAGIILLLEYNNPKTFGSMDAWDTTFQAFFVSAMTRSGGFSVVEIGDMNGSTLVVGSMLMFVGGGSASTAGGIKVTTLAVLALAVWSEAKGRSSVEAFGRRIPSDVQRVALSVVAWGATIVAVSTVAIGQITQAPIEQVLFDVISGFATVGLSTGLTADLPDPAIYVLAATMFMGRVGTVTLAAAVAATSRTQLYSLPVERPIVG from the coding sequence ATGGCGTCAGCGCCGGCGTGGTCTCGCGACCGCCACAGATGGTCGGCGCCACTCGACCGAGGCTGGGACCGGGTCCGCAACCTGACGACGTCGTCGCCGGCCCGGTTCGCGGTGCTCGTGTTCCTCGCGCTCATCCTGCTGTTCACGGCGCTGTACTCGTTGCCGGCCGCCTCGGCCGACGGAACCCGCACGCCGTTCGCCGACGCGCTGTTCACCGCGGTGTCCACCATCTGCGTGACGGGCCTCGCGACGGTGGACATGTACTCCCACTGGTCGCCGCTGGGTCACGTCTTCACCTACATCGGCGTCAACGTGGGCGCCCTCGGCGTGCTCACGCTCGCATCCATCCTGGGGCTGGTGATCTCCAAGCGCCTCGGGCTGCGGGCCAAACTCATCGCCGCCGGCGACTCGAACCCGCTCCGCGTGCACGGCGGGCCCGTCAACGAGGGCCAGACGGTTCGTCTGGGCGAGGTGGGACAGCTGCTGCTCACGGTCGCCCTCTCCACCCTCGCGATCGAGGCGGGGCTGGCGATCCTGCTCTACCCCGCGCTCATCATGGCCGGCATCGACCCGCTCGTGGCACTGTGGGAAGCGCCCTACTACGCCGCCATGGCCTTCACCAACACGGGGTTCGTCCCCAACGCCAACGGCCTCGTGCCCTTCGCCGACGACTACTTCCTGCTCACCGTGCTCATGGCCGGCGTGTTCCTCGGCTCGATCGGCTTCCCCGTCATCTTCTCGCTGTGGAAGAACTACTGGCACGTGCGCCGCTGGTCGCTGCACACCAAGCTCACCCTCATCACCACGACGATCCTCTTCGTCGCCGGGGCGGGCATCATCCTCCTGCTCGAATACAACAACCCCAAGACCTTCGGGAGCATGGACGCGTGGGACACCACGTTCCAGGCCTTCTTCGTCTCGGCGATGACCCGGTCGGGCGGATTCAGCGTCGTCGAGATCGGCGACATGAACGGCTCCACCCTCGTGGTCGGCTCGATGCTCATGTTCGTCGGCGGCGGATCGGCCTCCACCGCCGGCGGGATCAAGGTGACGACCCTCGCCGTGCTGGCCCTGGCCGTGTGGTCGGAGGCGAAGGGCCGCTCGTCGGTCGAGGCCTTCGGTCGCCGCATCCCCAGCGACGTGCAGCGCGTCGCCCTCTCCGTCGTGGCGTGGGGCGCGACGATCGTGGCGGTCTCCACCGTGGCGATCGGTCAGATCACCCAGGCGCCCATCGAACAGGTGCTGTTCGATGTGATCTCCGGCTTCGCGACGGTCGGACTGTCCACGGGTCTGACCGCCGACCTGCCCGACCCGGCCATCTACGTTCTGGCGGCGACCATGTTCATGGGGCGCGTTGGTACAGTGACACTCGCCGCGGCGGTCGCTGCGACGTCCCGCACGCAGCTGTACTCCCTGCCCGTGGAAAGGCCCATCGTTGGTTGA
- the tadA gene encoding tRNA adenosine(34) deaminase TadA, which produces MTVLPGDLLAMRRALALAEQAEETGDVPVGAVVTDAAGTVIGEGRNLRERTHDPTAHAEVIALRAAAASAGTWHLAGCTLVVTLEPCVMCAGAVLQARVPRLVFGAWDDKAGAAGSMYDVVRDRRLPHRVEVVAGVEAEASLMLLQRFFAGRR; this is translated from the coding sequence ATGACCGTCCTGCCCGGCGACCTTCTCGCGATGCGTCGCGCGCTCGCCCTGGCCGAGCAGGCGGAGGAGACCGGCGACGTTCCCGTGGGAGCGGTCGTGACGGATGCGGCGGGCACCGTGATCGGCGAGGGGCGCAACCTGCGCGAACGCACGCACGATCCCACCGCGCACGCCGAGGTCATCGCGCTGCGGGCGGCGGCTGCATCCGCGGGCACATGGCATCTGGCCGGCTGCACCCTCGTGGTGACCCTCGAGCCGTGCGTCATGTGCGCGGGGGCAGTGCTGCAGGCGCGCGTGCCGCGGCTGGTGTTCGGCGCGTGGGACGACAAAGCCGGGGCTGCCGGCTCGATGTACGACGTCGTGCGCGACCGCCGTCTGCCCCACCGGGTCGAGGTGGTCGCCGGTGTCGAGGCGGAGGCGTCGTTGATGCTGCTGCAGCGCTTCTTCGCCGGGCGCCGCTGA
- a CDS encoding cation diffusion facilitator family transporter translates to MSATGGGRAIIAAFLANMGIAIAKFLAWLVSGSASMLAEAIHSLADSGNQLLLLLGGRRARRSADREHPFGYGRERYVYAFVVSIILFSVGGLFSLYEGVDKLTHPHELENVWIPIAVLVIAIVLESFSLRTAVKESNHVRLPGQSWVSFVRRSKAPELPVVLLEDIAALTGLVFALFGVGLAALTHNPVFDAIGTLMIGTLLILVAIVLGIETKSLLVGEGATEADHDRIVAAIEDGPEVDRVIHLKTLYLGPDELLVAAKLALPADETLTAVAAHINTVEERIRAAVPVARAIYLEPDLDRAGTDVAPGGATAAGTGTLADGTPPAG, encoded by the coding sequence GTGAGCGCAACCGGAGGCGGCCGCGCCATCATCGCGGCGTTCCTGGCCAACATGGGGATCGCGATCGCGAAGTTCCTCGCGTGGCTGGTATCGGGCTCGGCATCGATGCTCGCCGAGGCGATCCACTCGCTCGCCGACTCGGGCAATCAGCTGCTGCTGCTGCTGGGCGGTCGCCGTGCGCGGCGCAGCGCCGACCGTGAGCATCCGTTCGGCTACGGCCGCGAACGCTACGTGTACGCGTTCGTGGTGTCGATCATCCTCTTCTCCGTGGGCGGGCTGTTCTCCCTCTACGAGGGCGTGGACAAGCTGACGCACCCGCACGAGCTGGAGAACGTGTGGATCCCCATCGCCGTGCTGGTCATCGCGATCGTCCTGGAGTCCTTCTCGCTGCGGACCGCCGTCAAGGAGAGCAATCATGTCCGGCTGCCCGGCCAGTCCTGGGTGTCGTTCGTGCGCCGCTCCAAGGCCCCCGAGCTCCCGGTCGTGCTCCTGGAGGACATCGCTGCGCTGACCGGTCTGGTGTTCGCGCTGTTCGGCGTGGGGCTGGCAGCCCTGACCCACAATCCCGTCTTCGACGCCATCGGCACCCTGATGATCGGCACCCTCCTCATCCTCGTGGCGATCGTCCTGGGCATCGAGACCAAGAGCCTGCTGGTCGGCGAGGGCGCGACCGAGGCCGACCACGACCGCATCGTCGCCGCCATCGAGGACGGTCCTGAGGTCGATCGCGTGATCCACCTCAAGACGCTGTACCTCGGCCCCGACGAGCTGCTGGTCGCGGCGAAGCTGGCGCTGCCCGCCGACGAGACGCTGACCGCCGTGGCCGCGCACATCAACACCGTCGAGGAGCGCATCCGCGCAGCGGTACCGGTCGCACGGGCGATCTATCTCGAGCCGGACCTCGACCGTGCCGGCACGGACGTCGCCCCGGGTGGCGCGACAGCGGCGGGGACGGGCACCCTCGCGGACGGCACTCCCCCGGCGGGCTGA
- the upp gene encoding uracil phosphoribosyltransferase, producing the protein MRVHVADHPLITHKLTVLRDARTPSPVFRQLTEELVTLLAYEATRGVRVEPHEIQTPVTTTVGVHISEPRPIVVPILRAGLGMLEGMVKLLPTAEVGFLGMVRDEETFEPTTYAERLPDDLSDRQCFVLDPMLATGGSLGAAIDFLFRRGAQDVTAICLLGAPEGVAAIEKQVDGRDVTLVLGALDERLDEKGYIVPGLGDAGDRLYGTV; encoded by the coding sequence ATGCGTGTGCACGTGGCCGACCACCCCCTCATCACCCACAAACTGACGGTGCTGCGCGACGCGCGCACCCCCTCGCCGGTGTTCCGGCAGCTCACCGAGGAGCTCGTGACGCTGCTGGCGTACGAGGCCACCCGCGGCGTGCGCGTCGAGCCCCACGAGATCCAGACCCCCGTCACGACCACCGTGGGCGTGCACATCAGCGAGCCGCGCCCCATCGTCGTGCCGATCCTGCGCGCGGGGCTGGGCATGCTCGAGGGCATGGTCAAGCTCCTCCCCACCGCCGAGGTCGGCTTCCTCGGCATGGTGCGCGATGAGGAGACCTTCGAGCCCACGACGTACGCCGAACGCCTTCCCGACGACCTCAGCGACCGCCAGTGCTTCGTGCTGGATCCGATGCTCGCCACGGGCGGCTCGCTGGGAGCTGCGATCGACTTCCTCTTCCGCCGCGGCGCGCAGGACGTCACCGCGATCTGCCTGCTGGGCGCGCCGGAGGGCGTCGCCGCGATCGAGAAGCAGGTCGACGGACGCGACGTGACCCTCGTGCTGGGAGCGCTGGACGAGCGCCTCGACGAGAAGGGCTACATCGTGCCGGGCCTCGGCGACGCCGGCGACCGCCTGTACGGCACCGTCTGA
- the proC gene encoding pyrroline-5-carboxylate reductase, with the protein MTDAPSDSLPAVAILGAGSMGGAILKGLVRSGLAPSITVTNRTAAKAGSLAALEGVTSLALEEDPQANAVAASSADVVLVGVKPAMVPDLLREIAPHVREGALVVSLAAGVPLATFTRILGPRAVVLRSMPNTPALVGKAVTGLAADAAASPGDIAVVRRLFETVGEVVEVPESQIDALSTISGSGPAYVFLLVEQLAEAAVRKGFTEAEAWMLARQTFVGAAALMEATGEDPRELRRQVTSPKGTTERAVAVLQEADLAAVFERATDAALARARELAAG; encoded by the coding sequence ATGACCGATGCGCCGTCCGACTCCCTGCCCGCCGTCGCGATCCTGGGAGCCGGATCGATGGGCGGCGCCATCCTGAAGGGTCTCGTGCGTTCGGGGTTGGCCCCGTCGATCACCGTCACCAACCGCACGGCCGCGAAGGCGGGGAGTCTCGCCGCGCTGGAAGGCGTGACCAGTCTCGCCCTCGAGGAGGACCCGCAGGCCAATGCCGTCGCGGCCTCCTCCGCCGATGTCGTCCTCGTGGGCGTCAAGCCCGCCATGGTGCCCGATCTGCTCCGCGAGATCGCCCCGCACGTGCGCGAGGGAGCTCTCGTGGTGAGCCTGGCCGCGGGTGTGCCGCTCGCCACTTTCACCCGGATCCTCGGCCCGCGCGCGGTCGTCCTCCGCTCGATGCCGAACACGCCCGCGCTGGTGGGCAAGGCCGTCACGGGCCTCGCGGCCGATGCCGCCGCATCCCCGGGCGACATCGCCGTCGTGCGACGCCTGTTCGAGACGGTGGGAGAGGTCGTGGAGGTGCCCGAGTCGCAGATCGATGCCCTCTCCACCATCTCCGGCTCCGGTCCGGCCTACGTCTTCCTGCTCGTGGAACAGCTCGCCGAGGCGGCCGTGCGGAAGGGGTTCACCGAGGCGGAGGCGTGGATGCTGGCGCGGCAGACCTTCGTCGGCGCGGCGGCGCTGATGGAGGCCACGGGCGAGGACCCGCGCGAACTGCGTCGTCAGGTCACGAGCCCGAAGGGCACGACCGAACGCGCCGTCGCCGTGCTGCAGGAGGCGGATCTGGCCGCGGTGTTCGAGCGGGCGACGGATGCGGCGCTGGCACGCGCGCGGGAGCTGGCCGCAGGCTGA
- a CDS encoding LLM class F420-dependent oxidoreductase — protein MEYCIFTEPQQGYDYDDQLAFALAAERLGFDAFIRSDHYLRMGEGDPLPGGTDAWTTLAGLARETSRIRLGTLVSSATHRLPGVLAVQVAQVDQMSGGRVEFGLGTGWFEREHRAYGIPFPAKRFGILEEQLAILTGMWQTPVGERFDFAGEHYTVEDSPALPKPVQTRMPVIVGGGGPRRTPAVAARFATEFNIGFVPEPTVAEKFAGVRAACEAIGRDPRTLKLSVATPTLAGASETDVARRAATLGRDLDEYRGNGGNVAGGRAEIAAKVERLQALGAERVYFQLMDMGDLEQLEYLGSEVLPHLPR, from the coding sequence GTGGAGTACTGCATTTTCACCGAGCCGCAGCAGGGCTACGACTACGACGACCAGCTCGCCTTCGCCCTGGCGGCCGAACGCCTCGGCTTCGACGCGTTCATCCGCTCCGACCATTACCTGCGCATGGGTGAGGGCGATCCCCTCCCCGGCGGCACGGATGCGTGGACGACCCTGGCCGGCCTCGCCCGCGAGACCAGCCGCATCCGCCTCGGCACGCTCGTCTCCTCCGCGACGCACCGCCTCCCCGGTGTGCTCGCCGTCCAGGTCGCGCAGGTCGATCAGATGTCCGGCGGCCGGGTGGAGTTCGGCCTCGGCACGGGCTGGTTCGAACGCGAGCATCGCGCCTACGGCATCCCGTTCCCCGCGAAGAGGTTCGGCATCCTCGAGGAGCAGCTGGCCATCCTCACCGGCATGTGGCAGACCCCCGTCGGTGAACGGTTCGACTTCGCCGGCGAGCACTACACCGTCGAGGACTCCCCCGCCCTGCCCAAGCCGGTCCAGACGCGCATGCCGGTGATCGTCGGCGGCGGCGGCCCGCGCCGCACGCCCGCGGTGGCGGCGCGGTTCGCGACGGAGTTCAACATCGGCTTCGTGCCCGAGCCCACCGTGGCCGAGAAGTTCGCCGGCGTGCGCGCGGCGTGCGAGGCCATCGGTCGCGACCCGCGAACCCTCAAGCTCTCGGTGGCGACCCCGACGCTGGCCGGGGCCTCCGAGACCGATGTGGCCCGACGCGCGGCGACGCTCGGCCGGGATCTGGATGAGTACCGCGGCAACGGCGGCAACGTCGCGGGCGGACGGGCGGAGATCGCCGCCAAGGTCGAGCGGCTGCAGGCGCTCGGCGCCGAGCGCGTGTACTTCCAGCTCATGGACATGGGCGACCTGGAGCAGCTCGAGTACCTCGGGTCCGAGGTGCTGCCGCACCTTCCGCGCTGA
- a CDS encoding alpha/beta fold hydrolase: MTLFDGISSRRVETPRLSVTVLERDGDDPSTPADRTVVFVHGTVGSSLFWQEILQDLPSDLRVLAVDLRGYGGTENAPVDATRGVRDFSDDLAATLDTIGIRTAHLVGWSLGAAVILQYALEHPALSLTLEAPISPYGFGGTRRDGTRLTPEDAGTGGGTANPDFVRRLAAGDSGDEAETSPRSMFRAGFVASGYRSDHEDVWVAAMLATSTAGGNYPGDSVRTDAWPGFAAGTTGVLNALAPKHFDLSGIVDLAEKPPLLWVHGEVDAIISDASVYEPNGLGSLGILPDWPGDDIAPPQPMVSQTRDVLDAYAAAGGDVVEIALPGVGHSPHLEAPAKFRHALLTRIGYVGTPADPAPTTEAIIIRSAD, translated from the coding sequence ATGACCCTGTTCGACGGAATCTCCTCACGACGCGTCGAGACGCCGCGGCTGAGCGTGACCGTGCTCGAGCGGGACGGCGACGATCCGTCCACCCCCGCCGATCGCACCGTCGTCTTCGTCCACGGCACCGTCGGGTCCTCGCTGTTCTGGCAGGAGATCCTGCAGGACCTCCCGAGCGACCTCCGCGTGCTCGCCGTCGATCTGCGCGGGTACGGCGGCACCGAGAACGCACCGGTGGACGCCACACGCGGGGTGCGCGACTTCAGCGACGACCTCGCCGCCACCCTGGACACGATCGGCATCCGCACCGCCCATCTCGTGGGCTGGTCGCTCGGCGCAGCCGTCATCCTGCAGTACGCGCTGGAGCATCCCGCGCTCTCGCTCACTCTCGAAGCGCCGATCTCGCCGTACGGCTTCGGCGGCACCCGCCGGGACGGCACGCGCCTCACACCGGAGGATGCCGGCACCGGGGGCGGGACGGCGAACCCCGACTTCGTGCGGCGCCTCGCGGCAGGCGACTCCGGCGACGAGGCGGAGACCTCGCCGCGCAGCATGTTCCGCGCCGGCTTCGTCGCGAGCGGCTACCGCAGCGATCACGAAGACGTGTGGGTGGCGGCGATGCTCGCCACCTCCACCGCCGGCGGCAACTACCCGGGTGACTCCGTGCGCACCGACGCGTGGCCCGGCTTCGCCGCCGGCACCACCGGTGTCCTGAACGCGCTCGCCCCGAAGCACTTCGACCTCTCCGGCATCGTCGACCTCGCCGAGAAGCCGCCGCTGCTGTGGGTGCACGGAGAGGTGGATGCGATCATCTCGGATGCGTCGGTCTACGAGCCCAACGGACTCGGGAGCCTCGGGATCCTGCCCGATTGGCCCGGAGACGACATCGCCCCGCCGCAGCCGATGGTGTCGCAGACCCGCGACGTGCTGGACGCGTACGCCGCGGCCGGCGGCGACGTCGTGGAGATCGCGCTTCCCGGCGTCGGGCACAGTCCGCACCTGGAGGCCCCGGCGAAGTTCCGCCATGCGCTGCTGACCCGCATCGGCTACGTCGGCACGCCCGCCGACCCTGCTCCCACCACCGAGGCCATCATCATCCGATCGGCGGACTGA
- a CDS encoding potassium channel family protein, whose protein sequence is MVDRIRNDSPVLVIGLGRFGAACAGELDRLDRDVLAIDESLELVQKWSERVTHAVQADARNIDALKQIGAQDFQVAVVAVGSLIEASVLITANLVDLKVPQIWAKAVSQAHGKILARVGANHVIYPEREAGERVAHLVSGRMLDFIRFDDDFALAKMYPPKFIRGIGLNESGVRSKYNVTVVGVKSPGRPFRYAEANTIVTNHDLIIVSGTNSDIERFASLDR, encoded by the coding sequence TTGGTTGACCGCATCCGGAACGATTCGCCCGTCCTCGTCATCGGCCTCGGCCGGTTCGGCGCCGCGTGCGCCGGTGAACTCGACCGGCTGGACCGCGATGTGCTCGCCATCGACGAGAGCCTCGAGCTCGTGCAGAAGTGGTCCGAACGCGTCACGCACGCCGTCCAGGCCGACGCCCGCAACATCGACGCCCTCAAGCAGATCGGCGCGCAGGACTTCCAGGTCGCCGTCGTGGCGGTCGGATCGCTCATCGAGGCATCCGTGCTCATCACCGCCAACCTCGTCGACCTGAAGGTGCCGCAGATCTGGGCCAAGGCCGTCTCGCAGGCGCACGGCAAGATCCTCGCCCGCGTGGGCGCCAACCACGTCATCTACCCCGAACGCGAGGCCGGCGAGCGCGTGGCGCACCTCGTCAGCGGGCGGATGCTCGATTTCATCCGCTTCGACGACGACTTCGCGCTGGCGAAGATGTACCCGCCGAAGTTCATCCGGGGCATCGGCCTGAACGAATCGGGCGTGCGCAGCAAATACAACGTCACAGTCGTGGGCGTGAAGAGCCCCGGGCGGCCGTTCCGCTACGCGGAGGCGAACACCATCGTGACCAACCACGACCTCATCATCGTGTCGGGGACCAACTCCGACATCGAGCGGTTCGCCTCGCTCGACCGCTGA
- a CDS encoding ArsR/SmtB family transcription factor has translation MADIFDVIADRTRRDILQLLLDRSADGQDGTSVSHIVQVLGASQPTVSKHLRVLRDAGLVSVREEGQHRYYSLQTAPLDEVDDWLVAFFSADPPTPATLPEPAAHAADVVGRAAASAKHAVTAALRKLPGR, from the coding sequence ATGGCGGACATCTTCGACGTGATCGCAGACCGCACGCGTCGCGACATCCTCCAGCTCCTCCTCGATCGTTCCGCGGACGGCCAGGACGGCACCAGCGTGTCGCACATCGTGCAGGTCCTCGGGGCGAGCCAGCCCACGGTGTCCAAGCACCTGAGGGTGCTCCGGGACGCAGGGCTGGTGTCGGTGCGCGAAGAGGGTCAGCATCGCTATTACAGCCTGCAGACCGCGCCGCTGGACGAGGTCGACGATTGGCTGGTGGCCTTCTTCTCCGCGGATCCGCCGACGCCGGCGACGCTGCCCGAACCCGCCGCTCATGCGGCGGACGTGGTCGGGCGCGCCGCCGCGTCGGCGAAGCACGCCGTGACGGCGGCCCTGCGCAAACTGCCGGGCCGCTGA